In the genome of Planctomyces sp. SH-PL62, the window CGTCGGTCGCCGGGCCGACGACCTCGCGGCGCTGCTCGATCTGCTCCGGCGCCATGTAGGGGGGCGTGCCCCAGGCCTTCGCCGCGGTCGATTCGCCGATCGGCGAATCGATCAGGCGGGCGAGGCCGAAGTCGGTGATCCGCGGCGTCGGGTCGGCGTCGGGCTCGTCATCGGGGGGGAGGTCCAGGAGGATGTTCTCCGGTTTCAGGTCGCAGTGGAGGAGGCCTCGGGCGTGCATGTGCTCGACGGCCCGGGTCATCGCCAGGACGAGCCGGGCCGCGCGGCGCGGCTCGACCGGGGAGTTCCCCGCTTTGATCCAGCGCCGGAGCGTCGGCCCCTCGCAGTAGGCCGAGGCGATGTAGCAGATCGTCCCCGCCTCGCCGGCCTCGAACACGGGCACGAGGTTCGGGTGGTCGAGCTGCGCCGCGACGTGGGCCTCGCCGAGGAATCGGCGGCGGACGCCCGGGGCGAGGAGCGCCTCGGCCCTGGGGATCTTGAGGGCGACCCAGCGCCCCATGCCCGGGTCGAACGCCCGAAAGACGATCCCGAAGCCGCCGCGGCCCAACTTCTTCTCGATCTGGAAACGTCCGATCGCCTGCGGGAGGGCCGCCTCCTCCGAAGCCGCCGTCGGGCCGTCGGAGAGGTCGACGATCGTCCTCCCGGGGCCGGACGTGTCCGGGGGCCGCAGCGTGCGGTCGAGCATGTGGAGGAACGAGCGGAAGCGGTCGAGGTCGGCCTCGTCCACCCCCATCTCCTCGGGCCTAAGCTCCGGCGGCGTCTCGCCCTGCTCCAGGGCCTCGTGGTAGCGGGCCAGCCAGCGGGAAAGGGGGCCGCCGCTCGACGTCCCACCGTTCGGCGCGGTCATTCCGCCTCCCCCTCGAACCGGCGGAGCATCCGCGCCGCGACGGCCGAGCGATCGCCCACGGCCGCCCGTTGCTCGTCGCCGTCTCGTTCTCCACCCATGACTTCGAACCCCTCCGAGTCGCGCGGCGACGGGCCCGCTCGGAACCCAGGAACTTCATGGTAGCCCGGTCCACGGCGTGGGATCAAGC includes:
- a CDS encoding serine/threonine-protein kinase, with the protein product MTAPNGGTSSGGPLSRWLARYHEALEQGETPPELRPEEMGVDEADLDRFRSFLHMLDRTLRPPDTSGPGRTIVDLSDGPTAASEEAALPQAIGRFQIEKKLGRGGFGIVFRAFDPGMGRWVALKIPRAEALLAPGVRRRFLGEAHVAAQLDHPNLVPVFEAGEAGTICYIASAYCEGPTLRRWIKAGNSPVEPRRAARLVLAMTRAVEHMHARGLLHCDLKPENILLDLPPDDEPDADPTPRITDFGLARLIDSPIGESTAAKAWGTPPYMAPEQIEQRREVVGPATDVYALGAILYELATGRPPHKAESPWELMRAVVADPPASPRSVNRSVPRDLGAIAMMCLEKRSRLRYPDAATLADDLECFLERRPTSARPLGPPAAWPAGPPATRPRRP